From Gossypium raimondii isolate GPD5lz chromosome 11, ASM2569854v1, whole genome shotgun sequence:
tttatttatttagtaaataaGGCAAAATGTAATTACCATTACAAGCTAGGCAAATTTGGCGTAATAAACTTCAAACTTATAGCTAAATATGGTAACTTTTGCTTTACCATCAAACATGTATACAAGGGATGAAACACCACCATTACTTTTGTAATTGTtactccattttttttctttgttatttcaTAAAACTACCCCATCATAGAAGGGAGACAGTTTTGATAAATGGTTTTATTGGGTAAAGAATCATAAAATCCAGTACTagaagtaaaattatattttgtctcatttacttaaaaaatgagtaagttagtttttatattttggattaaagagtaaattaaattttttaaaatttcatccatttttactgttaaaaattaataatgcgGACGAAATAACTAAACAATTACATATGCCATGCCACGCGTATCTTATGATGACATACatgaccaatttttaatagtaaaaatggataGAGTTGTTAATAGGAAGATTAATTTTCTCTTTGATTAACATACATTGACTAACTTGCCCATTTATAGTAGGGagggtaaaatgcaatttaactcCCAATACATGGATTAATCTAACATGCATACGTGTACCTTATTGCTCCATATTGTCTCgcaatttaaaattgttatttttagaattaattgcACCAAACATTTCTAAGCTATGCCCCTCACTCTAAGTTGGtctttaaacttcaaaacattttaattatatctctAAACTACTAATGTTATATCAATTAGGccatttcattattaaaatcattgatTTACACGTCAAATCTCATGTagctaaatttaaaacaaagatttTAAAGAACTAGAATGCTAtcgcataacttttaaaagtaaaaactaaaaaatagtaaaccgaacaataaaatttctataaaagtttgaaaatctCATAACTAATATTTATGAAACATCTATTTTacaatatgaatttaaattattcattttaagtCACGTTAAATAAGATTCTAAGTGTCATTTGAcagttaaattaatgttttagtaaCGCTAATTGATATAATCTCAATAATTTTGGGATGTAATCAGAATGATTTAAAAGTTAGGGACCAATTAAGAATAAGGGTGATAATTTAGAGAAGTTTTGTGCAATTAGCTTTCTTTATATTATCAATTCATAATATCAATCTTAGATTTGTTTCTGATAGGGTGTTATGTtgacgaaataaaaaaaaaatgtaaaatgtaagacgaaaaataattattacaatCCCACACCACCCCATTCCATAATTACTGCCCAAACATTATTGGGGTTGGAATGATGGAAAGAAAGTTTATTAAATATACGGCCCCTTTTGTCTTTATTGTGTTCATAAAATATATCTTCTATTTTATGGTTTACCACAACGCATCGTTTTGCTTTGTTCCAAAAATGACAGCAATGTTTGTGGGCTGCCGGGAAATGGTTATCTATTTCACACCCAAAGGAGTTCCCTTGGCCCAAAATAACCAACCCAAAAAGTTTTTTGGATAAACTATATCTAAggttactaaactattaataaatttatattttggtcactccacttcaaaaaattacaaaataatcactatACTATTAGCACTACATTAttacatggactaaatttaggaaaaaatatgaatttcGTAGACTACcatagacaaaaaaaattcaaagaccaaattttttttttgccaattTCGTAGGCTAATTAAGAAAAACATGCAATTAGTATTGTTACCATATTCATGGAAAGATGAAGGAGAAGGTTCTTAACCATCCAATATTCCACCACATGAAAATTCCATTGATCCCAAGATGTAACttcttttaacaatataaactaatttttttagtataattaatacttatatttttatcaatttagtatttatttttttaattacgtTTAACTATTAATCTtcaaaaatgtattaaatataatcaaGACGCAAGCTCTTGAAGAATGTGAAGAGTTGGTTGCTTGAACATATCCCTAGAGAAGAAAAAGGTGAAGTTTGATCGTATTATCAAGTTGGCGTTTGACGGGGAAGAAGGTTTACAATTATTTGCTACCCTTCCATTTGATTCTTTCTATCTTATTGTAAAGTTTCTTAGtctatttaacataaaaaaagtgtcaaataatttttttaatgaaaatactgattaaaataatatttttttgacaatGTTGGCATGGCAACTCATGTGACAATCCACATACATTTCGTTTTGACATAACACTATTTATCATATATGTCACatagataaataatttaaattttataaaagttcaaaattcaaataaattgtaaaaagtaaaaaaaaaagagcatgaAGTGTAATGTGAATTATCATGTAGGCTaccatgtttaaatttaatgttttagtcatcATTTATGTTAAAAAGTCAACTAAACTTTTTTGAAAGATTCATAATCAAATTCgactatttttaaaaggttgaagtctaaatataattaaaaataaaaattaaattgacaaaatatataaatattaaatactatattttttattttcttttccaagtttTTATCAATTGCTTAAGTGAAAAGCGCAATTATCCACACTCACACCCACacgcatacatacatacatacatacatagaATAAAGACATTTAAGtgctgaaatttttattaatgaaatctataaatctataactttcctctctaatgaaaaaaaatattattgttgatttttattgataaaatctataatttaaaagatttacTTTAATCTAAGTGCTGAAATTGTTTTAGTTATCATTATAAAATTTCTCTTATAATTATCAGTCATTAAATTAGTAGATAAAACATTTAAGAAATgctaatttttattgaaataagcaatgctatttcaataattctaaaactccgaaaataaaataattaatctacaATATAactgttttaatttaaaaataaatttaatgagatacttttatttattatttattttcatattttttagaGTTTATGTTCGGATTTGTTAATTATAGATTAGAGATAAAGAGTATAATgccttttgatattttaatttatctttttactataataaataaataaataaatatactgaaaaaaaaacagaattttatatgtttttcaaaGATCAGAGCTTGAACTTaaagaaaatctcaaaatttttctcgATTCCCAGTGTGGGAAAAGAGCAGAAATTCGATATTGAAGAAAGAGACATTGAATTTCGCTCTAATTTATTACCGGAATTGGATTGCCTCTTTGAAACCGCCATTGCAATGTATCAGTATGTTACTAAAGTTAGGTTAATgtaattatacattttttccCAAATTGGGAATTTTTGGTGCGATTTACgaagcaaaaacaaaatataaaaaaaaagctcATATATTTTCTtcgaattttcaaaaaattaacaacTACCCATTTGTTTTTTGGCCAATTGGGAACTCGTTTCTCCTCCGATCCAGATTATTTCTTCCACAACTGGTTTTGGGTTCTTCTATTTTGGTAAGTTTCGTTTACCCATTTTTtgatctttttttaatttttgcttgttGAGTCCtttcttactttttattttgttcaattattttttttggatgaaattggtGAACATTGAAACtaacccaattttattttaatttagttgctTTGTTTCTTCGCCATTTTTGTTTAGTGATGAGATAAACATTTACTATAtagttcttttgttttttttttttcttacagGAGTTTTGAAGAAGAGAgctgttttttttaattgagtaATTTTGCGTTTAATGAGTTGAATTTCATTGAAATCGTAATGGAATTGTAGCTGAAAATGAATAAGATTTAGCCTTTTTAATTACTGTTGAAAAAAGCACTAGGAAATGAGTCGATCCCCTTCTTTTTCTGTGAAGTCGGAGCTTAGTGTAAAAGCAGACCCAGATGCTATGCAACGATGGGTTCTTGCCTTTTGTATCATTAGATTTGATCTTGAACAAGGTCAGCTCATAGAAGAGTGTTATCCACCTGGTTGTCTTACACAAGAAGAGGAACTTGAGGTCGCTTTTAGTTCATTCCCGGATTCCGTTTCGCAGCACCAGAACCGTTCCAGCATCCACGATTGCATCTTCTTTTTCCGATTCCAAAGGCATAAACATTCCAAACAGGGTAATGGGACTTCATCTGAAATAAGCGAAATCGATGATAAAGAAACAAGTTCAACCCCGGACGAGGTGAAATCAATTCGGAGATCAAGAAGTACGGATATTAGTAAAAGTTCAAAATACTTGTATGGTTATGTATTCAATAGGCAAAGGCACGACGAGAGGCTAAAACGAGGTGGGGAACAAAAATCTGTAGTAATTTTGTCTCATGGACCTTACTATAGCGTGTTTAGACCTTTGTTACAAATCATGGGTCCTCTGTACTTTGATATAGGAAGAAAAGCTATTGAACATATTGCTGGTTATGTTTCGTTGTGGCCTAGTCCTGTACCTGGTAAATTAATGGAGCTTCCGATTGGGAATGCAATGCTCAAAGTTAACTTGCCACCGGCTCACAGCTTGCCTTTGGAAAGTGGAATATCTTATGAAGAATCTGCTTCTTCTATGGCCCCTTTTCTTCCCAGTAATCCATCGGTGCCACAAGGTCTATTTCACGATTCAGATATTTTCGGAACGTTCAGAGGACTTTTATTGCAACTTTGGTTATTGTGGGAGTTGTTGCTTATCGGTGAGCCAATTCTTATCATAGCACCAACTCCTCCACAATGCTGCGAGGCTGTAGCAAGTCTCGTCAGCTTAGTTGCACCTTTACTTTGTAGTGTTGACTTTAGACCATATTTTACCATCCATGATCCTGACTTTGCTCAATTGAATGCACTTCAAGAAGGGGACAAATATCCACCTATGGTTTTGGGTGTCACAAATCTCTTTTTCCTTAAAGCTCTTCGTTATATCCCACACATTGTGTCGGTTGGAAGCCCTGCACCGAGTTCAAGTAGGGTTACCATTGCAAGTAGGTCCACTGGAAGAATTCCTGCTAAACAGGAAGGATTTGGTCTTCAACAGCTTTCCTTAAAGAAGTTCTCTCCTTCAAGTTTGTTTAATGCCGTGAAGCTGAGGAGAGACGGCCCTCTCTGTCTCATGACAGAGCATAAGGAGGCAATTTGGAGCACTTATGTTGCAACTACAAAGCCCGACACTTCTATCTTGAATAGGCTTATTGATGCTGGAATGTCACCAAGGGTCGAGGAATCTATGTCTGTTGTTAATAATGAGATATTACGGCGGCACTTCTTGGAGCTCACAACCAACTTTTTGGCACCTTTTGGACCATATTTTAGGGCTACTACTCCTTCTGAAGGTTCGTCACCATACGCTGACCCCCCTCCATTACCTCCATTTAATGCTGATGATTTTCTTATGAGCTTATCAGCAAGAGGGGTGGGAAAGTTTCTCTCGAAGCGAATGAGATCTAACTGGCTGGACCTGTATAGGTAATGTGAATCTTTTCTTCGATTTCTCAGCTTTAGTAGTTggtttcttttgtatttttattgcTTGTGCATGCAATCTTTGGCTATTGCAGTCTATTAATTGTTCATTTGAGCTAGAAACACATTTCTCTTTGCATTCAGGCGTTTTCTTAAAGGACCCAACTTTTTGCCATGGTTTCAAAGACGGCTTGCTATTGCGGAAAATGAACAACATAGATTGTGGAGGCAGGCAAGAATGAAGACTGATATACATCTCCTTATAACTAAAATGCCCGAATTGGAAATTGTTGACTGCTTTGACGCTATTGAGAGGCATCTTCTCGGGGAAATGCAGGTAATTTTGCCTTTTTTAGGATGATATAGATGTTTCTGAATGATTGACTGCATCATTGCTATTAAGAGAAGCAATTAGTGTGGGTTACATGCTCATGATATACATTTTGATATGTAGACCTCGTCCCCCTTTTCACTTGTTTCTATCCTTAATCTTTGCTGCCTTTTACTTTGAACATATTTGCCCCCCACAGCCCGGGGGGGTGGGGTTTACAATTAAAAAGAGTGAAATATTATGGATATATGTAAATTAAGAACACTGAAAGAGATATTCTAGAGCCAATACTAGCAATAATTAAACAGACGAGAGataaaaataacagaaaaaaaagaaagtggaGAACATGTCAATGCCTCGATGCAGAAATTGGAGCAAGTTATTAGATGGCATTCTACTACATTGTTTATGAAAGGTGGAGTACAGATAGCTGTCCCATGTAAACTAGGCTCGAAATTGTTCATGCACGTATTGGTTTTAAGCCTAACCAGGCCTGACAAGACAAATGTGAATGACATATTTTTAGATGTTTTTAGGTAAAAGTACCAGAGACCTTATACGAGTAGTCAGATTACATTTTGCtctctctactaaaaaatgggcaaattagtctttgtatgttagatcaaagagcaaactggtttttcttttaaaaattccatttgtttttactgttaaaaactggtcaTTGTATGCCAACATGAGATACACATGACATGTCACATGTAATTGTCTAGTTATTCTGTTAGCTacaccagtttttaacagtagaatagatgaatttttaatagaaattatcAATTTGCACTTTAATATAacgtacagggactaatttgcccaattttttaagttaagagggcaaaatgcaatctgactcctagtataggggcctccatggtacttttacctatGTTTTTACTAGAGCAGTCTAATTTCGCCGCTGTTTCACATTTTTCGTTTGAGacgattaaaataaattaggttTAGTTTGGTGCTAGACTTGATGTTATGGTTGAAGAAGCCTATGCTCAactttttgatgaatttttcctGTACTCCTTGGGTTTTGATTTCTGAATGATTCATTTCACCCTTTTATCTCTTCATAACTGTGTCTGCTGTCATTTGTTCCTCACTGATCAGCTATAATGTAGCACTTCCCGGGTCTTGAATGATTCATTTCTCCCTTGCTCTTGTCTTAAATATGTCGATGCGCCACGTACCGGCGTTATTATTCTTGTAATAAATCATTTAGACAAACATGCCTTTGAATCCCTCGTTTTCTTCCTCCTTATCCAGCTCTAAAATGGCATCATTGTCCTTTTGACTACttactatattttaatatgCTTAATACCTGTCTTGCTTCATTCCAATGTCTGCAAATGAATTTCTTTCGAGCACCCATTCTTGTATTAAGAACACTGTTTTAATGATTTATCATGTATTTGGGGGAAGTTATTATTTGCCCAGATATTGTCAACCATTTATATGCTGTGTCATCTATCTTGTAATGCCGGATACGTTCTAGTTATCTTCACGTCTTCCATCTCGATTAATGTGCATCCTAGCACGCATGCATGTCACATGCAGAAGCTGAAAATAACTGCCTGCGTGAGAGAGATGATTTGCCTTTGTGAAAGCACTAAATTTCTTTGATTCTGTCTTGTACGAGTATTCTTTTTTTCCCGTTCTTTTTTTATAAGTACATGTTAAGAATAACCGCAGAAAACCGAGATTTCTAGTGAAAGTGGTAACAGAGAAAATGGATCGATGCAATAATTCCGTGTCTTGTTCCTCTGCAGTCAGcataataattttgtttgataACTATTGGTTATGGAACAAACTTGTGTGAAAATCATAATGTACTTTTAAGTTCTCTTTTAGTATGTTCTGTATGACTTGCTTACATTACAAAATTTCATGCTTTGATGGTTAAATTCATACAAACTCAGTGTAATGATCCGCTAAATGTAATCTTCAGCTGCAGCAATCTGGAAGGGCAATATCGGACTCTGCAACAATGTGTCAGAAATTGAAGGGTGATCTACAGGCAGTGTTCAACGTACTTCCAAACGACATGCAGCAGCTTTTGCTTTTAAACCCCCAAAGAGCAGCTCTTTTACAGGGAAGTTCAAGTCCAGAACTAACGAAACTTCCTGGCCGTCCTTCGATTCAAGTCGGGGTTGTATCCTCCAACTCACCAAGATAACctaaaagggaaaagaaaaggtaTCTCTAGGAATCAGGTCGGCTCTGGTATATCCGAGGGTTGTCTTCATATCGAAAATGGCACGACCtgtgattgttttttttttcggAACGGAGAATCCCCCCCCCCCTCTCCCCCGACTTTTGGCGTAATTTGTTCATATAGGTGAGACTAAAAATACACTTTGCAACTCAGTTTTTTTCTGTACAATCATGTGTCATGCAATTtcttagaatttttatattttattgactTTTGCCTCGTCTTTGAATCAACCCTGCCTTGAAAcatatttgaaattgatttatttGCTAAACTTACAAAAGAATCTGAAAAAAGTTAATTGGTATtgctatttttcttgttttcaggTCACTAAGTTCACAAAAGAAATTAAGTTtccatcattattattattaatttccaTTTTGTAAAGAAGATAACCTTTATTCACTATGATGAGAAGCTGGCTTTCTTGCAATTAATCTTTCATGCTGAATgattagattaaataataagattaatatattatttgatatccGAGTTTAATTTTAGTATCTAGACCAAACGATATCAAGTGGAGGTCATAAATTTTAACACGTGTGTtcaagtaaatatatatatatatagagagagagagagagagagagagagagtactTAATTAGAACAGAAAgagtttaaatatcaatttgaatattgaaatcaaatttaagcacttaatttaaaaaaattcaaatattagattaaacattaaaatcaaactcaagtacttaatttgaaattaatttaggtacaacccaaataataatactttcaAGAATCCATCAATAAGCTAAGTTCTTCTCTTCATTATTAATTCCAAAGAGTTGCACTCATCCTTATCTTCAAAATCATCTTCACGTTttaagtagaaaagaaaattcaacaTTGTTGGGCGTAAATTAAAGGAGTTTTCTCTTACTTTTCAGCTTTGATAGTGAttctcattttaattaaaataattacttttattacgacttcattcattaaaatttgtacATAATTTTAACGATTGAATTATCGCTttgatctctatttttaaattaaaatttcagtaACTCATTCAAATCgaatcatatttaatttaaaataaatttgaatatttttcgTACCATTTCTCTTTAATTAGTATTCTCTCACATCACATGCATAGATTTGTAGTCAACAAAATCTACTTTATTAAGATTATGTAATCGATCTATTAAAGATTACacttttgattatataataatcTCACTTCCCTCTATTGGTATATTGctcattttcaagaaaaaaagacataatcatttaatgatttaatttaatggaAACAACACAGTAACTGCAAATTTTTAATACTAGATAAGTAAACCctatgattaaatttataattatttctgGGTTTCTGTTAATCCTCCTCAATTATcaataaagagaaaattgttttcaattttgcaACTTTGCCTTGCATACATTTAATATGAGTATGCTCAAACTTTTTAAAGTCGAAGTTATCGAGCCAATTAGAtccaaatctaaattttaaaaaagcaaTTTATTTGAGATGAAGAATTAGAGAAATCAAGCCTTCTTTTTATTCTAAGTTGGATCCTTAGACGCTTAAACCATGTCTTTCAAATTGttgcaatattaatttttttgattgttggttaaattttgttattaatccCTGTACTTTACgaaagttgtagatttaatctCCGtgctttaatttgatcaattttaatcactatactttttaagatttaaaattttaaccatcACCAAATGATTACTGTTAATTAGTTAAGCTATGTTATACTATTTTCAAGATCTAACGtgtcaaacatatatattatcatatatgttATAACATGTCAACTTATTTCCTCATAATAATCATTGAAAATCTAGTTAATGAATTAGTGACGGTCATTTGAGTCAAGACTgcaatttcaaaattcgaaaaacATAGACTTAGAGCGATCCAAGTAGACAATATGGATCAATTGTCCACATAGTATAGAACTAGCAATTGAGCTTAACCAACCAGATTTAAATGCTAATGTTTGGGTTATGactaaaattcatcaattcgaaaaagactaaaattgatcaaattaaattacaaaactaAATCCAAGGGTGAATACAAGCCCCCAATGAAAAATTGCAGTTCTAATCCCTTATAAAtggtcaaattataaattaatatagagtaaaattattctttgacccctctaaaaagaaaatctatttagtccctttagaaataatgaaaacataaattaatacatgaaaaaccatctcaaacttttataattcaattttagccCCATTAAAAGAATTTTGGATTCGCCCCTGACTAAATCTTCAACTTTCGCAAATTACAGTGAGCAATAACAGAATTTAACCTAGATTGTTCTGCTATACCAAGCACAAAAGAGCATAATGAGGGCCAAGAAAAAAGATGATCCTTATATAAACATTTGATGATATAGTACATAAAATATAAacgaaaatataaattaaactagTAGCTAACTCCCTACCAGCacatatacacacatacatacatgcatacctacatatatacatgcatgcatgcatacatgcatatatgtatgtatatatgtatgtttcaGTCACGCCAGCATAGAAGCATGGCAATACATCTTCGTATAATGTAAAACCTACCTCTTTTTTCCTTTAGAAACCCTCCATTGCCCTTCTGCTCATACCTTCTCTTTGACCCTCTCATTGCACCATTTTTCATCTTCAATATCTGCTGCCTcttcttatatatataacttatgggatatttatttttctttttcactatcTTATTTATCCTCTTTGCTCTCCGTGGTTGCCTCTAACGGATCAAATGAGAAATGGTTTTAGCTCTTTTTTTGGGATTTGCATGGAAAGGGTAGCAAAGGGATGGGTGTGTTCTTATAGGGGATGACAGCCAGTGGTTTGGCCCGGGGGT
This genomic window contains:
- the LOC105801742 gene encoding uncharacterized protein LOC105801742 encodes the protein MSRSPSFSVKSELSVKADPDAMQRWVLAFCIIRFDLEQGQLIEECYPPGCLTQEEELEVAFSSFPDSVSQHQNRSSIHDCIFFFRFQRHKHSKQGNGTSSEISEIDDKETSSTPDEVKSIRRSRSTDISKSSKYLYGYVFNRQRHDERLKRGGEQKSVVILSHGPYYSVFRPLLQIMGPLYFDIGRKAIEHIAGYVSLWPSPVPGKLMELPIGNAMLKVNLPPAHSLPLESGISYEESASSMAPFLPSNPSVPQGLFHDSDIFGTFRGLLLQLWLLWELLLIGEPILIIAPTPPQCCEAVASLVSLVAPLLCSVDFRPYFTIHDPDFAQLNALQEGDKYPPMVLGVTNLFFLKALRYIPHIVSVGSPAPSSSRVTIASRSTGRIPAKQEGFGLQQLSLKKFSPSSLFNAVKLRRDGPLCLMTEHKEAIWSTYVATTKPDTSILNRLIDAGMSPRVEESMSVVNNEILRRHFLELTTNFLAPFGPYFRATTPSEGSSPYADPPPLPPFNADDFLMSLSARGVGKFLSKRMRSNWLDLYRRFLKGPNFLPWFQRRLAIAENEQHRLWRQARMKTDIHLLITKMPELEIVDCFDAIERHLLGEMQLQQSGRAISDSATMCQKLKGDLQAVFNVLPNDMQQLLLLNPQRAALLQGSSSPELTKLPGRPSIQVGVVSSNSPR
- the LOC105801411 gene encoding small polypeptide DEVIL 4, whose amino-acid sequence is MKNGAMRGSKRRYEQKGNGGFLKEKRGRFYIIRRCIAMLLCWRD